From a single Acidimicrobiia bacterium genomic region:
- a CDS encoding GNAT family protein gives DASFVIVDRGTGALLGAIGLHEIDDAAGTAQVGYWVDAAARRRGVATRALRLVTGWARDELGLRRVVALVFTDNPWSRRVVERVGFVLEAGPPTEVGHQLGPRSAFVYALTGGDGAPG, from the coding sequence GCGACGCCAGCTTCGTGATCGTCGACCGGGGCACGGGCGCCCTCCTCGGCGCCATCGGGCTCCACGAGATCGACGACGCCGCCGGCACCGCCCAGGTCGGCTACTGGGTCGACGCCGCCGCCCGTCGGCGCGGGGTGGCGACCCGGGCGCTGCGCCTCGTGACGGGCTGGGCCCGCGACGAGCTCGGCCTGCGCCGCGTCGTGGCGCTCGTGTTCACGGACAACCCCTGGTCGCGGCGGGTGGTGGAGCGGGTCGGGTTCGTGCTCGAGGCCGGCCCCCCGACCGAGGTCGGCCACCAGCTGGGCCCCCGCTCGGCGTTCGTGTACGCGCTCACGGGCGGGGACGGCGCACCCGGGTGA
- a CDS encoding maleylpyruvate isomerase family mycothiol-dependent enzyme, with protein MPSDRTLVDQLEHVWASIADFGRALDEAGWKTPTEVPGWTVQDNLVHVTGLEWMFLGRPAPQHDLPAHLPHVKNDFGRSNEVFVDSRRGYAGAHALAEFEAVTADRLAQLRGFSPDDFGAPSFTPVGPGTVRDLLPFRVFDSWVHEQDMRRPVGRPGDLEGPVAEAAMGRIVGALPFVVGKKVAPPEGTTVAFELVAPLAGRHAVVVEGRARLLEAAPAQPTVTVRTDGETLARLACGRLEPADALAAGVVSFAGDAELGRRVVEQLNFVS; from the coding sequence ATGCCGTCGGATCGAACCCTCGTCGACCAGCTCGAGCACGTCTGGGCCTCGATCGCCGACTTCGGCCGAGCCCTCGACGAGGCCGGGTGGAAGACGCCGACCGAGGTGCCGGGCTGGACCGTGCAGGACAACCTCGTTCACGTGACCGGCCTCGAGTGGATGTTCCTCGGCCGACCGGCGCCCCAGCACGACCTCCCCGCTCACCTGCCCCACGTCAAGAACGACTTCGGCCGGAGCAACGAGGTGTTCGTCGACTCGCGGCGCGGCTACGCCGGCGCCCACGCGCTGGCCGAATTCGAGGCGGTGACCGCGGACCGGCTGGCGCAGCTGCGCGGGTTCAGCCCCGACGACTTCGGGGCGCCGTCGTTCACCCCGGTCGGGCCCGGGACGGTGCGCGACCTGCTCCCGTTCCGGGTCTTCGACTCCTGGGTGCACGAGCAGGACATGCGCCGGCCGGTCGGCCGTCCGGGCGACCTCGAGGGACCGGTCGCCGAGGCGGCCATGGGCCGGATCGTCGGCGCGCTGCCCTTCGTCGTCGGCAAGAAGGTGGCGCCCCCCGAGGGGACGACGGTCGCGTTCGAGCTCGTCGCGCCGCTGGCGGGGCGTCACGCCGTCGTCGTCGAGGGGCGGGCCCGGCTGCTCGAGGCGGCGCCGGCCCAGCCCACGGTGACGGTTCGGACCGACGGCGAGACCCTGGCCCGCCTGGCCTGCGGTCGCCTCGAGCCAGCCGACGCGCTCGCGGCCGGCGTGGTGTCGTTCGCGGGCGACGCCGAGCTCGGCCGGCGCGTGGTCGAGCAGCTGAACTTCGTCTCCTGA
- a CDS encoding nuclear transport factor 2 family protein, which yields MGSDAEAVRALVVAYAERLDAGDLDGLAALFADAVVVRPAGRGGALVGRDAVRRLYAPVIRYEDGTPRTQHVLSNLEVAVDPEAGTATSHCVFTVLQARPSGGLGPVLSGRYQDRFARVDGRWRFVERAIHPDLLGDLSDHMRR from the coding sequence GTGGGGTCCGACGCCGAGGCCGTGCGCGCCCTCGTCGTGGCCTACGCCGAGCGTCTCGACGCCGGCGACCTCGATGGGCTGGCGGCGCTGTTCGCCGACGCGGTGGTGGTTCGACCGGCGGGCCGCGGCGGCGCGCTGGTCGGTCGCGACGCCGTCCGGCGCCTGTACGCGCCGGTGATCCGCTACGAGGACGGCACGCCGCGCACCCAGCACGTGCTCTCGAACCTCGAGGTGGCCGTCGACCCCGAGGCCGGCACGGCCACCAGCCATTGCGTCTTCACCGTGCTCCAGGCCCGTCCGAGCGGCGGGCTCGGGCCCGTGCTCTCGGGCCGGTACCAGGACCGCTTCGCGCGCGTCGACGGCCGCTGGCGCTTCGTGGAGCGCGCCATCCACCCCGACCTGCTCGGCGACCTGTCCGACCACATGCGACGGTGA
- a CDS encoding HAD-IA family hydrolase — protein sequence MAWRAVIFDLGGVVMPSPLDTFRAYEARHGLPHRFLSEVVVSGGEHGAWSRFERGELDPAGFADAFEAECVAAGGRVDVRDLLAEIATGGGPHEVMLEALRRIRAHGLRTAALTNNWATDDASTIGDRHPELAAGFDVVIESAVEGLRKPDPRIYELTCARLDVRPDEAVFLDDLGVNLKAARALGMATIKVADPAVAVGELESLLGFPLAADPAPARPSPGGGS from the coding sequence GTGGCGTGGCGCGCCGTCATCTTCGATCTCGGCGGTGTGGTGATGCCGTCCCCGCTCGACACCTTCCGCGCCTACGAGGCGCGGCACGGCCTCCCACACCGGTTCCTGAGCGAGGTCGTGGTGAGCGGCGGCGAGCACGGGGCGTGGTCGCGGTTCGAGCGCGGCGAGCTCGACCCCGCCGGCTTCGCGGACGCGTTCGAGGCCGAGTGCGTGGCCGCCGGGGGCCGGGTGGACGTCCGCGACCTCCTGGCCGAGATCGCCACCGGCGGGGGACCACACGAAGTCATGCTCGAGGCACTCCGGCGCATCCGCGCCCACGGCCTTCGCACCGCCGCGCTCACGAACAACTGGGCCACCGACGACGCCTCGACCATCGGCGACCGCCACCCGGAGCTCGCCGCCGGCTTCGACGTGGTGATCGAGTCCGCGGTCGAGGGCCTCCGGAAGCCGGACCCCCGCATCTACGAGCTCACGTGCGCTCGACTCGACGTCCGGCCCGACGAGGCGGTGTTCCTCGACGACCTCGGCGTGAACCTCAAGGCCGCCCGCGCCCTCGGGATGGCGACGATCAAGGTGGCGGACCCGGCCGTCGCCGTCGGCGAGCTGGAATCGCTCCTCGGCTTCCCGCTGGCCGCCGACCCGGCGCCCGCCCGTCCGTCGCCGGGCGGCGGGTCCTGA
- a CDS encoding histidine phosphatase family protein: MELVLVRHAQPVRVEPGSVDGAADPELSPAGRHQAERLAAWLAAEAPDALLTSPLRRARETAAALATTLDVAPAVVDGLAEYDAGADHYIPIEELRATRDERWYATIEGRWADVGGVDPAAFQRQVVPAVEGVIHRFPGQRVVVVTHGGVLNVYLAHVLGIDQLLWFHPEYTSVNRVRAARTGPRSVVSINETAHLYARREPSQEAGQ; encoded by the coding sequence ATGGAGCTCGTCCTCGTCCGGCACGCCCAGCCCGTGCGGGTCGAGCCCGGCAGCGTCGACGGAGCGGCCGACCCCGAGCTCAGCCCGGCGGGTCGCCACCAGGCCGAGCGGCTCGCCGCGTGGCTGGCGGCCGAGGCGCCCGACGCGCTGCTCACGAGCCCGCTCCGACGCGCCCGCGAGACCGCGGCGGCCCTCGCGACCACCCTCGATGTCGCGCCCGCGGTCGTCGACGGGCTGGCCGAGTACGACGCCGGGGCCGACCACTACATCCCCATCGAGGAGCTGCGGGCGACGAGGGACGAACGCTGGTACGCGACGATCGAGGGACGGTGGGCGGACGTCGGCGGCGTCGATCCCGCCGCCTTCCAGCGCCAGGTGGTGCCGGCGGTCGAAGGCGTGATCCACCGCTTCCCCGGCCAACGGGTCGTGGTCGTCACCCACGGCGGGGTCCTGAACGTCTACCTCGCCCACGTGCTCGGGATCGACCAGCTGCTCTGGTTCCATCCCGAGTACACGTCGGTGAACCGAGTCCGCGCCGCCCGCACCGGGCCGCGCAGCGTCGTCTCCATCAACGAGACCGCGCACCTGTACGCGCGGCGCGAGCCGAGTCAGGAGGCAGGCCAGTGA